In the Streptomyces sp. WMMC940 genome, GGACTCCCCCGCGCTCCCGTTCCCGGCGCAGTCAGCCCCGTATCCGCCGGCCGTGCTGCTCCACGGCTTCGTGGACAACCGGTCCGTTTTCGTCCTGCTGCGGCGGGCCCTGGTACGCCAGGGCGGGCGCCACGTGGAGTCGCTCAACTACTCACCGCTGACGTGCGACATCCGGACCGCCGCCGAGCTGCTGGGCCGCCATGTCGAGGAGATCTGCGCACGCACCGGCCGGCAGCGGGTCGACATCGTCGGCCACAGCCTCGGCGGTCTCATCGCGCGGTACTACGTCCAGCGACTCGGCGGCGACCGCCGGGTCCGCACCCTCGTCACACTGGGCACGCCCCATGCGGGCACGCGTGTCGCCCCGCTCGCCAGCGCGCACCCCATCGTGCGCCAGATGCGCCCGGACTCCGCCGTGATCGAGGAACTGCGGCTGCCCGCTCCGGGCTGCCGGACCAGGTTCGTCAGCTTCTGG is a window encoding:
- a CDS encoding esterase/lipase family protein translates to MGFLPLLRMRMSVALLRATALELAILTAHMIVYPSGLFPERRSPAPATGSPHLGGPPHLDTTPHLGTTPLPDSPDTDSPGTGTPDGRPDSPDSPALPFPAQSAPYPPAVLLHGFVDNRSVFVLLRRALVRQGGRHVESLNYSPLTCDIRTAAELLGRHVEEICARTGRQRVDIVGHSLGGLIARYYVQRLGGDRRVRTLVTLGTPHAGTRVAPLASAHPIVRQMRPDSAVIEELRLPAPGCRTRFVSFWSDLDQIMVPLETARLEHPDLIVRNVRVSGIGHLALPVHPAVAAGIREALEAPGAEAESPGAVSVA